The DNA segment TAAGCCATCCAATCTAAATAAACATAGGAAAATTCATACAGGAAGGAAACCTTTCAAATGTACAGAATGTAGCAAAGCGTTTAAACGTCACTCAATTCTTACTCAACATCagcgaattcatactggagagaaaccttataaatgCACAGAATGTAGCAAAGCCTTTACTTACAATTCAAGTCTTATTCAACATCGGAggattcatactggagagaaacatATATGTACAGAATGTAGCAAAGCCTTTATCTGTTACTCACAGCAAATGGATCATCagcgaattcatactggagagaagccttataaatgtaaagaatgtaaCAAAGCCTTTCATCTTCGCTCAGTTCTTACTCGACATCAGCGAATTCATTCTGGGGAGAGaccttataaatgtaaagaatgtaaCAAAGCCTTTATTCAGTGCTCACATcttactcaacatcagaaaattcatactggagagagaccttataaatgtaaagaatgtaaCAAAGCCTTTATTTCAATACTCATCTCTAACCGACATCagcgaattcatactggagagagaccttataaatgtaaagaatgtaaCAAAGCCTTTATCCGTTGCTCACATCTTACCCAACATCAGcaaattcatactggagagaaagcTTATCGTTGTGCAGAGTGTGGCCAAACCTTTATTTGTCATTCAGAGTTAATTGTACATCATCGAATCCATACTGGGGAGAAACCAtacaaatgtaaagaatgtggcaaagcctttatTAAGAATTCGGCCCTTACTCAACATCACCAAATTCATACCGCGGATAGATGttataaatgtacagaatgtggcAAGGCCTTTATTAAGGGTTCTAGTCTTACTAAACATCAGCGAATCCATACTGGGGAGAGACCATATAAATGTACtgaatgtggcaaagcctttgCTTACAACTCAGCGCTTACTCAACATCGGCGAATTCATACTGGCGAGAGACCTcataaatgtaaagaatgtaaCAAAGCCTTTCCTCGTCTCTCACTTCTTACTCAACATCAGCGAGTGCATACCGGAGAGAGACCTTATAAATGTACTGAATGTGACAAAGCCTTTGGTCGCAACTCAACGCTTACTAAACATCagcgaattcatactggagagagaccttataaatgtacagaatgtggcAAAGCTTTTAGTCAGAGTGGTCATCTCGCTAAACATCTGAGAacacacactggagagaaaccctagtAATGGAACAAGTGATGGAATAGGTTTTCCCTAAACATACATCAGAAAACACAAGAGTTTATATAAGAAACCTATGGAGATGATGTAACAAATATGTAGAAAGGTATTTAATCAAATGTTAAATCGAAATTAATATCAGGGATTACATACTAGAAGGCATTTCATCAATCCTCTTTTCTGAAGTTTCTCTGAAGGAGAATTACTGTAGGGAGTACTCCATAGttaaaacacatagaaaatgGATATATTAGCATGAATCGTGAGATGAAGATTGATGGTTAGAAAGTTACAATTCTTAGCAATGTATGTATGCTTGTTTATAATGATGTGATTTGAGATTATTTGAAGTGAATGTAACTCAGCACTCAATCCATACTATGCCTTCTTTCTAGTGTGTTTGCAAACCTAGGTTTTTGGTGGTTTATTAAAGATTAGCCTTTTCATATTGTGTTGCAACCATTTCTGTCTATCCTCTATTAGAAGATGACGGGTACCATGATGTAGAATGGACAGTGACCATCTAAATGGAGGTGTCTGTCATTGATGTGAAATATCTGGAAGTTGCCATGATGTAAGTGATCATTTAATCTTTCCATGTATTAAAGTAAAACAGAAGTTGGTTGTAAGGTTTCAATAGTAACATCCTTGATTTGTAAGAAGAACACAATGACAGTTCACTGCAATATTGATGTATCTTTATAATATCAACACAAGTCATGATTGTTACTTGACAATGTTGAAATAAAGACAgcttctgtgataacctagaaatGTATTAGAAACCCTTCCTGGAAAAGACATGGAATTAGTGTATATCATGCTTGCTAAGTGCTTCCTAGGCTTTGTTTGGTAAGCTGTGAAAATCACAAATCTCACATCATTATATCAGAAAATGAATATCTTTCTCTGTACTTTTGATCAGTATTTAATCATGGATCATGCCATGGCTTGTAAAAggttttatttcaaatatgtgtTAAATTAACACATGGTTATTAATACCAGTGATTGGCTTTTAGTGTTTCGGTTGATTGTAATGAATGAAATGTTAACCCACCAGCAACAGTAACCTCTCCCACCTTATTTAAGGTTGTAGTGAGGAGACCACAACGAACTCTTTGGTAATACAGAGAGATGGCATATGTGGAAATTAATTTACTCACTGGCTTTAAACTTCTCATAACTTCATATATTCCCTCATTTCTATGTTGTATCTCTTCTCCCATTTTTCAACTACTTAGATACTGTGATGGTTCAAATAAGAAGGATTATACAGAGTATTGTTGACAGTTTCCCTAAACTGCTCCATGCTATTGCTGCCTCAGCATCTGTCTGGGGAGCAGGTAACCTGCAGTTCCCTGAACTCACACCAGCCAGTCCTGTGAGCACCTGCACTAGATGACCCCTTCCTTGAGATCAGCAGTCTTGCTGAACCCCAGGGTCTACTTCACAGGCCCCCCTTCAATCACACTGAGAGAGTCAATTTCTAGGGAGGTTGataagtccaggggtccccaaggagagaggggtctggaattctcgaAAGAAAAAGcgtttttctttttgcctctacaataatgtatcctgcttgataacagtctctggagaaaaaaaattctggagaatAATGTGATCTTTAAAGGTAAATTATTGGAGtgggtctagtgaggtctttacaaccttcagaaattcttttgattcactgtaataactaattaaaggtatataactccattgctaacactagtgagggtgcattctttctgccccttctgatgtctatgtcaaaagttttctctatctcttttatactttaagaaaactgttacacaaaagctctgaactattaagcctcgtctctggccctggattgaattcttctcctcagGAGGCCAAGAATCCAGGTGTCTTTCATGGATCCACAGCAATCTTTCATCTTGGGCGCTCGTCCgggattcttcaggacaaggtgAGGATGCTTGGAGCGCTGGTTGTTTGTAGTCTAGTGAACACATTTCTGCTACACTTCACTAACTCTgcagtgtgcttgtgtgaatgaacgAGATTCCCTGCGTGTAGCAAGTGAGGAGGCCTGCTCTGCGGACCCTTGGTGACCTCACATGCCTTAGGGCAGAAACCTGTTGGGGGTTTATACTGACGTGCCAATGACAAGATGCAGCCAATGTCTCTTTTGGGCACTGACTAGAAATGGGCAAAGCGTGTGgaccgaactctcctttctcagtCAAACTTTCcagtctctttgaccatttcatgaCTTCTtgggaattagaactactaacctaTCTGTCAAATcctagactttcaagggacttgtgatctgTGCTGTTACTGTGTGGTGTTACTTCACTCCCCAACTTGGACTGGTAGTCAAGAAGCGCCTAGCTTTGCTAGGAATGGAAAGTGAGGAAGCGCCTAGCTTCGCTAGGTATGGGAAGTCaggaagctagatggagctctagctCCAAGAGTATCTCTGAGGATAACGGTTACTGAGATTGGAAGTGCAATGGGTTTCTTCCTGTGGTAACACTagctcttagtggaccagaggcCGCTTTCCAGGAGCTTTTGTCCAACTCCTTGTTCTTTCTGTGGAATGGGAATGAGCTGGAAGGACGGGCCCTAATAATTCAAGAACAAAAATCACTTCTTCCTCACTGGAGAgcccttctccatctcttttgCTATCGCTTACACTGGTGCGGTGATgcttggaaggaacatctcagttttatGTTTGTACCAGTCTTATTGTGGTCGGGAATATAGTCAGGGTTGTGCACACGCACTCAGGTGATGATAGTTTCCCCCAGAGGTCTTAGATTGGGAGGCATTCCGGAAGGTTACTCTGATGGCACCCcaggtggcatcagaggcaagcaaggttttaatggtgaggagctggacgtcagtcagggatgccatcaggtctgcccctggtgcatctccaccccgTCTCTGTGGTAAAACCGGGAGGGACGAGTGTGACGCCTGCatcggtaagggacagactagGTCCGACCAAGGAAGGAAAGCTTTGGagtaaagtctgtctacacccctgatctagagcagggagggacgcctCTGGTAGAAAGATGGCGCCagtcactttttttctctcttacagatgggagctaactattgcagcctcactcctttgaactgtatcctgaaaacctgggatagatttgatccccagggcttaaagaagacacgCCTGATCTtgctatgtgatactgcatggccagAGAATACTTGGAGGATGGCAATTGGTGgccagttggagggtctcttaattatagtactgttttacaattagaccggttctgtagaaaacaagggaaatgggtagaagtagcatatgtgttgccctttttctctctgtgagaTATGCCGGACTTATGTCCTAAGAGTATAGATTTGACTGTGAAACctccagctccctcctgtcctcctactttgcccCCATACCCGGGACTCCCACCTGAGCAAACTGAAAGTCAGGGAACCGccccacacaccccaccccaggaAGGTTTGCCTTGGTCTCAGTAAAAACCCAAACTGAGGTTCAAATGGCCCAAGTAGAGGTCCAAACAACTCCTATCCCAGTACAACTTCAGACTGCTCTGGTTTCAATATGACCTCACACCACCAAAGTAAGAGAACCTCAGACAGCAAAAACTAAGGGTGAAATACAGGATGAGATCGAGGACAGGGAACAGATAAAaaaaaagcaggtttctccaatctgTCCCTGGGATCGTatgcacagagcagccagagagggGGAGGACAGCCACAcaagctgttgcctcttcatgaCGCACCTACTGGGAGAAATAGTCTGTGAGAATTAATTAGcccttttcttatcaagaaatatgaagaatcaaggaggatctgggagactatttagaggacccagaaaagtatatcagagaaggcaatggcaccccactccagtactcttacctggaaaatcccatggatggaggagcctggtaggctgcagtccatatggttcgttagagtcggacatgactgagtgacttcactttctcgcattggaggaggaaatggcagcccactctagtgttattgcctagagaatctcagggatggggagcctggtgggctgctgtttatggggtcgcacagagttggacacgactgatgtgacttagcggcagcagaaAAGTATATTAGAGTTTCTACTTAACCGAGAATATGTTAtctcaacaatttagggaccatGCCCCTAAACAGCagaagtagttatggaatgaaaacaaTGTCCTTTTCCCTTGGAagcataattctcctaaaagaaaaggaaggaatgagCATGTCAGTATCTAGGCAGGTTGATAGGaggtccaggggtccccaaggagagagggatctggaattctcaaggaggaagaaaggacaaaatcccccccccccccgccccatctgcattcagttcagttcagtcgctcagtcctgtccgactctaatgaatcgcagcacgccaggcctccctatccatcaccactTCCTGGAGTCTAcacaaacccatgcccatcgagtgagtgatgccatccagccatctcatcctctgtcgtccccttctcctcctgcccccaattcctcccagcatcagggtcttttcctatgtgtcatctcttctcatgaggtggccaaagtattgcagtttcaccttcagcatcagtccgtccattGAACAcccgactgatctcctttaggatggactgcttggatctccttgcagtccaaaggaccatcaggagtcttctccaagaccatagttcaaaaggatcaattctttggtgctcagccttcttcacagtccaactctcacatccatacatgaccactggaaaaaccatagccttgaccaggcggacctttgttggcaaagtaatgtctctgcttttaaatattctatctaggttggtcataactttccttcaaaggagtaagcattttttaatttcatggctgcagtcaccatctgcagtgattttggagcccaaaaaagtaaagtctgacactgtttccactgtcttcccatttagttcccatgaggtgatgggaccagatgccatgatcttagttttctgaatgttaacatttaagccaacattttcactctcctctttcattttcatcaagaggctttttagttcctcttcactttctgccataagggtggtgtcatctgcatatctgaggtggttgatatttctcccggcaatcttgattccagcttgtgcttcatccagcccagcgtttctcatgatgtactctgcatataagttaaataagcagggtgacaatatacagccttgacaatatacagcttttcctatttgcaaccagtctgttgttccatgtccagttctaactgttgcttcctgacctgcaaacaggtttctcaagaggcaggtcaggtggtctggtattcctatctctttcagaattttccagagtttattgtgatccacacagtcgaagtctttggcatactcaataaagcagaaatagatgtttttctggaactctcttgctttgtcgatgatccagcagatattggcaatttgatctctagttcctctgccttttctaaaaccagcttgaacatctagaagttcatggttcacgtattgctgaagcctgggttggagaattttgagcattactttactagcgtgtgagatgagtgcaattgagcggtagtttgagccttctttggggttgcctttcttaggggttggaatgaaaactgacattttccagtcctgtggccactgctgaattttccaaatttgttggcatattgggtgcagcactttcacaacatcatctctcaggatttgaaatagctcaactggaattccatcacatccactagctttgttcatagtgatgctttctaaggcccacttgacttcacattgcaggatgtctgactctaggtgagtgatcacatcatcgtgattatctgcgtcgtgaagatattttttgtacagttcttctgtgtattcttgccacctcttcttcatatcttctgcttctgttaggtccataccatttctgtcctttatcgaacccatcatTGCGTGAAATGtacccttggcatctctaattttcttgagatctctagactttcccaacctgttgttttcctctattcctttgcattgacctgaggaaggctttcttatctctcctgggtattctttggatctctgcattcaaatgggaataactttccttttctcctttgctttttgcttctctgcttttcacagctatttgtaagccctcctcagacaaccatcttgcattcttaggattatataaaaataatctatCCTGTTTGAAAAcagtctctgaaaaaaaaaaaaaaaaaaaccttctggctaatcctgttaccttaaaatgtaaattatgggagttggtctagtgaggtctttacaacctcttgacattcttttgattcactgtaataactaattaaaagtatataactccaaTGCTAACACTAGCGAGGGGGCAATCTTTCTGCCCCTTTTGATGTctatgtcaaaagctttctctatctcttttatactttaataaaactttattacacaagaGCTCTAACCagtcaagccttgtctctggccctggattgagtTCTTCTCCACTGGAGGCAAAGAATCCCGGCATctttgtggttcagcaacaaccttgcAGCACCCTCACAGAGCTCACCAGAATCCTTTCCTTGGTTTAAATGGACTAATCCGCCCTCAGCTTAGAGAGCCCAGAGCACTTCACCCAGGGTAACTTATAAAAGTGTAACTGCAAGTACTCATGTTTTCTTTGCCTGATTCTAGCTTTGACCCCTCTCAGAAATTCCCTCCCTAAATCCTCCCCTACAGAGGGGTCTTAGGTACGATGAGTGTGGGACCTTGAGCTCAGGACTCCTGACCGTTGGTTTGGGGGAAGAAACATCAGAAAAAGAGGAATTTACTGATGACTCCATTCATGGCCTCACTGTAGACCTGCAGATTCATAAGTTCTTAGCGTGGGGACCTGACCACCAGGGATTTCTATTCATTGAAATGGTTCAGAAAGAATCTTTACGCAAGAGGTTTGCATCTGGTTTCCCATCAGGATCATGTGACCAGCGTCAGTAAATGACCTGACTGATGCCCTCCCAACAGAGTTTTGTGTTGGTCAGTGTGGTGTGTAGGATGTGCTCCAGGGGATTCTAAGGGGAGGCCCGGGTTAAGGACGTGGCTCCATTTGTGAGAGCTGAGGCCCAGTTTCAGTCCAAGGAGAGGCCGCAGGGTTGGTCTAGCTGGATTTGGACCAGGAGAGTCAGTCAACTCACATCGTCCGTGTGAGCAGAGCATTAGAAGCTCTCTATGGAGAGAGAACAATCAAGAAATTGGTTCACAGGCTGGTCTCCAAGTAGGAAGTGATTTTTCTTGAATCTCTCCTGAGACAGAGGACAGGAGAGGTCGGTCTTCTCAGCTTTTCAAGGTCCTTCTGTCTGTAGGA comes from the Odocoileus virginianus isolate 20LAN1187 ecotype Illinois unplaced genomic scaffold, Ovbor_1.2 Unplaced_Contig_292, whole genome shotgun sequence genome and includes:
- the LOC139034299 gene encoding LOW QUALITY PROTEIN: zinc finger protein 420-like (The sequence of the model RefSeq protein was modified relative to this genomic sequence to represent the inferred CDS: deleted 2 bases in 1 codon); its protein translation is MDHQRIHTGEKPYKCKECNKAFHLRSVLTRHQRIHSGERPYKCKECNKAFIQCSHLTQHQKIHTGERPYKCKECNKAFISILISNRHQRIHTGERPYKCKECNKAFIRCSHLTQHQQIHTGEKAYRCAECGQTFICHSELIVHHRIHTGEKPYKCKECGKAFIKNSALTQHHQIHTADRCYKCTECGKAFIKGSSLTKHQRIHTGERPYKCTECGKAFAYNSALTQHRRIHTGERPHKCKECNKAFPRLSLLTQHQRVHTGERPYKCTECDKAFGRNSTLTKHQRIHTGERPYKCTECGKAFSQSGHLAKSENTHWRETLVMEQVME